The sequence CCGAGAAGGCCGGCGGTGAGCGCTGTAAAGGCCGTCCAGTTCATTCACATCACCTTCGAATAGTAGCGCTTCAGCGAGACCTTGAGGACCGCTATCAAGACCATCAGGCCGAGGGATAGATAGTAGGCACTCCTTAAGCCCGGCTCACTCTCTGACAGGATGGAAAGCCTCACCACGAGGAAAGCAGTGGTAAGTATCAGAACCTGAAGTGTCCGTCTTGAGGCCATCTCTTCTATGTGGAGCGTCCTTTCGTCACTCAGAACCTCTCCCCTCCCCTTGAGCCATTCGGAGTAGAGGAAAGTTGCGCCTATCGCCCCTGCTAGGACTCCGAAGGCAAGGGGAGCGTTCCCCATCCACAGCGCCACGGCTAGGAGGGACGCAGTCGTTGCCGGAATAACGTACCCAATGAGCCTCCACCTTTCCACATCTATCACCATGTAAAGTTTCTTTTACGTAAAACTTCCTTTACATCCTTATAAGCTTTGTTCCTCAAAGCTTTTAAAGTCGGAACGGGAATTCAAGAACGCGCGGGGGTAGCCGAGCCTGGCCAAAGGCGCGGGATTTAGGGTCCCGTCCCGTAGGGGTTCGCGGGTTCAAATCCCGTCCCCCGCACCACAACAGTCCTTGCAGAGCAAGCGCTGGCGGAAAAAGGAGGTGCCTTTCTACAAGTTACGTTCCTGAGAGGGTTTCTATTCACTTGGCTCTTCTGGAGAGTGTTTCACTACCTAAAGCGCCCTCCGGGTGCTGATTGAAGTCGAAACTGTTTGAATGGGTTAATTTAAGGTTGAACCCCTTGAAACTTGCTCTTTAGACAGGACACGACTGGCTGTTCGTAGCTCCCTTTTGAAGTGTCACTCATGAGGGTTTTCTGCTTGAAGTCAATTGTTTTGGACGGGAATTCATTCAGGAGCTTATTGTATAAGGGATTTAAATCTAAAATCCACACCTGTAGGGCGTCAAAGGGGAGAAACCCCAAAAACGCAGTAATAAGGAATTCTCTCAGTTTAGTATTCCAAATGGCCTCTGACCTCCTTTCCGCCGTGAA is a genomic window of Thermococcus sp. containing:
- a CDS encoding DUF2178 domain-containing protein, translated to MERWRLIGYVIPATTASLLAVALWMGNAPLAFGVLAGAIGATFLYSEWLKGRGEVLSDERTLHIEEMASRRTLQVLILTTAFLVVRLSILSESEPGLRSAYYLSLGLMVLIAVLKVSLKRYYSKVM